Proteins encoded within one genomic window of Companilactobacillus zhachilii:
- a CDS encoding HIT family protein, whose product MDDCIFCKIINNEIPSTTIYEDDDIKAFFDISQVTPGHTLVVPKKHVKDIFAYDEDLAERVFKKVPMIARAIKASNPDIIGMNICQNNGEIAYQSVMHSHIHLVPRYSKDDDFSMHWGDNTGLASNEELQARADKIKQNLED is encoded by the coding sequence ATGGATGATTGCATCTTTTGCAAAATAATTAACAATGAAATTCCTAGCACAACAATCTACGAGGATGATGATATCAAGGCATTCTTCGATATTTCACAAGTCACACCTGGTCATACCCTTGTTGTTCCTAAGAAACACGTTAAGGATATCTTCGCCTATGACGAGGATTTGGCTGAACGTGTCTTCAAAAAGGTTCCGATGATTGCCCGTGCCATCAAAGCTTCAAATCCCGACATTATCGGCATGAACATCTGCCAAAATAACGGTGAAATTGCTTATCAAAGTGTTATGCATTCACACATCCACTTAGTACCCCGCTATTCAAAAGACGATGATTTCTCAATGCACTGGGGAGACAACACCGGTCTAGCAAGTAATGAAGAATTGCAAGCACGTGCCGACAAGATCAAACAAAACTTGGAGGATTAA
- a CDS encoding ABC transporter ATP-binding protein, whose protein sequence is MTLEVKELTGGYGQVSVLKKETFTVESGQVVGLIGLNGAGKSTTIKHIIGLLTPRGGQILIDGISLHDDVEKYRKKIAYVPEMPILYPELTLKEHIDLTIMAYDLDHDKTWANANKLLKTFRLDNKLDWFPQNFSKGMKQKVMIVCAFMTDASLFIIDEPFTGLDPLAVNDLLNIVEAKKKAGCSVLMSTHVLATVQNHADKFVLINHGQVRADGTLDQLKSKFNMEADSNLDDIYIKMSNEDL, encoded by the coding sequence ATGACTTTAGAAGTAAAAGAACTGACCGGTGGATACGGTCAAGTATCAGTTTTGAAGAAAGAGACTTTCACCGTTGAAAGTGGACAAGTAGTCGGTCTAATTGGACTGAACGGGGCTGGTAAATCAACGACAATCAAGCACATTATTGGTTTACTGACACCTCGTGGCGGTCAAATCTTGATTGACGGTATTAGTTTGCACGATGATGTTGAGAAGTATCGTAAAAAGATTGCTTATGTTCCCGAAATGCCAATTCTTTATCCAGAGTTGACTTTAAAGGAACACATAGATTTAACAATCATGGCTTACGATTTGGATCACGATAAAACTTGGGCTAACGCTAATAAATTATTGAAGACTTTCCGACTCGATAATAAGTTAGACTGGTTCCCACAGAATTTTTCTAAAGGTATGAAGCAAAAGGTGATGATTGTCTGTGCCTTCATGACTGATGCAAGTTTATTCATTATTGATGAGCCGTTTACGGGACTTGATCCTTTAGCGGTAAATGATTTGCTGAATATTGTTGAAGCAAAGAAAAAGGCTGGTTGTTCAGTTTTGATGTCAACCCATGTTTTAGCTACTGTACAAAACCATGCCGATAAATTTGTTTTGATTAACCATGGTCAAGTTAGAGCAGATGGGACACTTGATCAATTGAAGTCTAAATTTAACATGGAAGCTGACTCAAATTTGGATGACATTTATATTAAGATGTCAAACGAGGACTTATAA